The following proteins are co-located in the Dyadobacter chenwenxiniae genome:
- the gap gene encoding type I glyceraldehyde-3-phosphate dehydrogenase, with product MSKVKVAINGFGRIGRLVYRQIYNMEGIDIVAINDLTSPKVLAHLLKYDTAQGRFDADVKSTENSVVVNGENIVIYAQRDPSQIPWGSHDVDVVLECTGFFTSQESASAHIKAGAKKVVISAPATGDLKTIVFNVNHDILDGSETIISGASCTTNCLAPMAQVLEEKFGIVNGLMTTIHAYTNDQNTQDSPHPKGDLRRARAAAQNIVPNSTGAAKAIGLVLPALKGKLDGSAQRVPTLTGSLTELTVILGKETSVEEINAAMKEASNESYGYTEDEIVSSDIIGISYGSLFDATQTRVQKVGDTQIVRTVAWYDNEMSYVSQLVRTVYYFASLIGK from the coding sequence ATGTCTAAAGTAAAAGTTGCTATCAATGGATTTGGCCGTATCGGCCGTCTGGTTTATCGTCAGATTTATAATATGGAAGGCATCGATATCGTCGCGATCAATGACCTTACCAGCCCAAAAGTATTGGCTCACCTGCTTAAATATGACACTGCACAGGGCCGTTTCGATGCGGACGTGAAATCTACCGAAAATTCGGTTGTCGTGAACGGCGAAAATATCGTGATTTATGCACAACGTGACCCGTCACAAATCCCCTGGGGATCACATGATGTGGACGTGGTTCTGGAATGTACAGGTTTCTTTACAAGCCAGGAGTCCGCAAGTGCTCACATTAAAGCTGGTGCGAAAAAAGTAGTTATCTCCGCTCCTGCTACCGGCGATCTTAAAACAATCGTTTTCAATGTTAACCATGACATCCTGGACGGTTCTGAAACAATTATCAGTGGTGCTTCCTGTACAACTAACTGCCTTGCGCCAATGGCACAGGTGTTGGAAGAGAAATTCGGCATCGTTAATGGTTTGATGACCACTATCCACGCATATACTAATGATCAGAACACTCAGGATTCACCTCACCCAAAAGGTGATTTGAGAAGAGCCCGTGCAGCCGCACAAAACATTGTTCCTAACAGCACCGGAGCTGCGAAAGCAATCGGACTTGTTCTTCCTGCTCTGAAAGGTAAATTGGACGGTTCTGCACAACGCGTACCAACATTGACTGGTTCGTTGACTGAATTGACAGTTATTCTTGGCAAAGAAACTTCTGTTGAAGAGATCAACGCAGCAATGAAAGAGGCTTCGAACGAAAGCTACGGATATACAGAAGATGAAATCGTAAGCAGCGATATCATCGGCATCAGCTACGGATCATTGTTTGACGCTACGCAAACAAGAGTACAGAAAGTTGGTGATACACAGATCGTTAGAACTGTGGCTTGGTATGACAACGAGATGTCATATGTATCTCAATTGGTTAGAACAGTTTATTACTTCGCAAGTTTGATTGGCAAGTAA
- a CDS encoding 2,3,4,5-tetrahydropyridine-2,6-dicarboxylate N-succinyltransferase, translating into MFIAEKIESYWSDRELLKDPASVNYIKDIIEEVDKGRLRVAEPQEDGSWKVNEALKKAIILYFPIQQMSVSEVGIFEYHDKMKLKTGYDKLGVRVVPPAVARYGAYISRGVVLMPSYVNIGAYIDEGTMVDTWATVGSCAQIGKHVHLSGGVGIGGVLEPVQAAPVIIEDGAFIGSRCIVVEGAHIGKRAVLGAGVTITGGSKIIDVTGNEPIEYKGFVPADSVVIPGTLPKEFAAGTYHVPCALIIGKRKASTDLKTSLNDALRENNVTV; encoded by the coding sequence ATGTTTATTGCAGAAAAGATTGAGTCTTATTGGTCAGATCGGGAATTATTAAAGGATCCGGCATCAGTGAATTACATTAAAGATATCATTGAAGAAGTGGATAAGGGTCGGCTTCGGGTAGCGGAACCTCAGGAAGATGGTTCATGGAAGGTAAATGAAGCATTAAAAAAAGCGATTATCCTGTATTTTCCTATTCAACAGATGTCCGTGAGTGAAGTAGGTATCTTTGAATACCATGATAAAATGAAACTCAAGACGGGTTATGATAAATTGGGCGTTAGAGTTGTCCCGCCCGCCGTTGCACGCTATGGTGCTTACATATCCAGAGGCGTGGTGTTGATGCCTTCTTACGTTAACATTGGCGCCTACATTGATGAAGGCACAATGGTTGACACCTGGGCGACCGTGGGAAGCTGCGCACAGATTGGAAAGCATGTACATTTAAGTGGTGGCGTTGGAATAGGTGGCGTCCTCGAACCTGTACAAGCGGCTCCTGTAATCATCGAAGATGGCGCTTTCATAGGATCCCGGTGCATTGTCGTAGAAGGCGCTCATATCGGCAAAAGAGCCGTGCTAGGGGCAGGCGTTACTATTACAGGAGGTTCCAAAATTATCGACGTGACCGGCAATGAGCCGATTGAGTACAAAGGATTTGTTCCAGCTGACTCCGTAGTTATCCCTGGCACTTTACCTAAGGAATTTGCGGCCGGGACATATCACGTTCCCTGTGCGCTGATCATTGGAAAGCGGAAAGCCAGCACTGATTTGAAAACATCATTAAATGATGCATTGCGAGAAAACAATGTGACAGTTTAA
- a CDS encoding bifunctional folylpolyglutamate synthase/dihydrofolate synthase, whose amino-acid sequence MNYQETLDYLYSRLPVFQNIGARAFKPGLHTTQELCKFLGDPQNDYPTLHVAGTNGKGSTSHMLAAILQQAGYRVGLYTSPHLKDFRERIKVNGEFVTEDFIMRFIGENKSNIERLSPSFFEATVAMAFSYFSKQSVDVAVIEVGMGGRLDSTNIITPELSLITNISLDHTQFLGETLEAIAAEKAGIIKPEVPVIISEKQSESIAHVFSAAAEQVNSPLIFASAAYEVQKTGMEGGLMVVDVIKKESLKPVYSSLRLDLTGAYQLQNIGGVVAAIEALNEAGWKLSDTDVRAGLASVTKLTGLKGRWQKLGEKPDIYCDTGHNTAGLASALEQFDSVASGCQRFVIGFVGDKDISSMLRLFPSEGVYYFCQPSNMRALDVTELMHLAAVYGLKGKAFLNVNDAMEAAVSESEPDDTIYVGGSTFVVADIKDL is encoded by the coding sequence ATGAATTACCAGGAAACATTGGATTATCTGTATAGCCGCCTGCCGGTTTTTCAGAATATCGGGGCCCGTGCTTTTAAGCCGGGCCTTCATACTACACAGGAGCTATGTAAGTTCCTGGGCGACCCTCAGAATGATTATCCGACATTGCATGTAGCTGGCACAAACGGCAAAGGAAGCACATCGCATATGCTTGCAGCCATACTCCAGCAGGCAGGATACAGGGTCGGACTCTACACTTCTCCTCATTTGAAGGATTTCAGGGAAAGAATTAAGGTAAATGGTGAATTTGTAACGGAAGACTTCATCATGCGATTTATCGGTGAAAATAAATCTAACATTGAAAGATTGTCTCCTTCTTTTTTCGAGGCGACCGTTGCCATGGCCTTTTCGTATTTCTCTAAGCAATCAGTTGATGTTGCGGTAATTGAAGTAGGGATGGGCGGGCGCCTTGATTCTACCAACATTATAACACCGGAACTCTCCCTGATCACAAATATCAGCCTGGACCATACTCAGTTTCTCGGTGAAACTCTGGAAGCAATTGCTGCTGAGAAAGCCGGTATCATTAAGCCGGAAGTCCCTGTTATTATAAGTGAAAAACAGAGTGAATCAATCGCGCATGTATTTTCCGCAGCGGCTGAGCAGGTAAATTCGCCCCTAATCTTTGCTTCCGCTGCATATGAAGTCCAGAAAACAGGTATGGAGGGTGGATTAATGGTGGTTGATGTGATTAAAAAAGAATCACTTAAACCTGTTTATTCCAGCTTACGTTTAGACCTTACCGGTGCTTATCAGTTGCAAAACATCGGTGGAGTGGTTGCTGCGATAGAGGCTTTGAATGAAGCTGGTTGGAAGTTGTCAGATACGGATGTTCGTGCGGGACTTGCATCAGTAACCAAGTTGACTGGCCTGAAAGGGCGCTGGCAAAAGTTGGGGGAAAAGCCGGACATTTATTGTGATACAGGCCATAATACAGCCGGGTTGGCTTCTGCGTTGGAACAATTTGATAGCGTTGCCAGTGGCTGTCAACGCTTCGTAATTGGTTTTGTTGGCGACAAGGACATTTCATCTATGCTGCGGTTGTTCCCATCGGAAGGCGTGTATTATTTTTGCCAGCCTTCTAATATGCGTGCGCTTGATGTAACGGAATTGATGCACCTTGCAGCTGTATATGGCCTTAAAGGAAAGGCTTTTTTGAACGTGAATGATGCTATGGAAGCAGCAGTAAGTGAATCGGAACCGGATGACACGATCTATGTGGGCGGGAGCACTTTTGTGGTAGCCGATATTAAGGATTTGTAA
- a CDS encoding HU domain-containing protein: MIAVETVIRKLVGEYEFVIIPGFGALLSHQIPAAYDDMSQTFSPPAKKLAFNEFLKLDDGLLANYISRHEGLSHTEAVDYVKHYTDELRQNLEQRGQAQITGIGDFSKNIEGKLVFEPNTEKYFKDEWYGFEKIRAKQIDKKLISVAAAETYIAEEQVEVIEAEEERSNTFRWAKWAAAAVIATIVCGLSVFLVNSKNGDIQSTLNPFAELFPKSETVSEEKTETVVVPVEVAPSPATQPVVVDSSVIATKPGEAATVVKVDSAKEKAFVPAAKPQPAGSVEPVKESKFYVIAGTFKGMRQANVLLTQLKEKGFEDASILPPDRFGKKVKVAVNGYGNETDAYRASAKLKRVIGEAGWVYVRK; the protein is encoded by the coding sequence ATGATAGCAGTCGAAACAGTAATCCGAAAACTTGTAGGTGAATATGAATTTGTAATCATTCCAGGATTCGGAGCATTGCTTTCGCACCAGATTCCGGCTGCTTACGATGATATGTCACAAACTTTTTCCCCGCCTGCCAAGAAGCTAGCATTCAACGAGTTTCTGAAACTGGACGACGGGTTGCTGGCGAATTACATTTCGCGCCATGAAGGTTTGTCGCATACGGAGGCAGTTGATTATGTGAAACATTACACGGACGAGCTGCGCCAAAATCTGGAACAGCGCGGTCAGGCCCAGATTACCGGGATTGGCGATTTCAGTAAAAATATCGAGGGCAAGCTCGTTTTTGAACCCAACACGGAAAAGTATTTTAAGGACGAATGGTACGGTTTCGAGAAGATCAGAGCGAAGCAAATTGATAAAAAGCTGATTTCGGTTGCAGCAGCGGAAACATACATTGCCGAAGAACAAGTTGAAGTGATTGAGGCAGAGGAAGAAAGGTCCAACACATTCAGGTGGGCCAAGTGGGCTGCTGCTGCGGTAATAGCAACGATCGTCTGCGGTTTAAGCGTGTTTTTAGTGAATTCAAAAAACGGAGACATTCAAAGCACATTGAATCCGTTTGCAGAGCTGTTCCCGAAATCAGAAACTGTTAGTGAAGAAAAAACCGAAACAGTTGTTGTACCAGTGGAAGTGGCTCCATCACCAGCGACGCAGCCAGTTGTTGTTGATTCTTCGGTAATTGCTACAAAGCCTGGTGAGGCAGCCACAGTTGTTAAAGTTGATTCAGCAAAGGAGAAAGCATTTGTTCCTGCGGCTAAGCCGCAACCTGCCGGGTCCGTTGAACCAGTGAAAGAATCGAAATTTTATGTGATCGCGGGAACATTCAAGGGAATGAGACAGGCAAATGTCCTTTTAACGCAATTGAAAGAAAAAGGTTTTGAAGACGCGAGCATCTTGCCTCCGGATAGATTTGGTAAAAAAGTGAAGGTGGCAGTCAATGGCTACGGTAATGAAACCGATGCTTACCGTGCCTCGGCAAAATTGAAAAGGGTAATTGGAGAAGCAGGCTGGGTCTACGTGAGAAAGTAA
- a CDS encoding TonB-dependent receptor, whose product MTKSTAIRSSLFLLTLGFSSQFAMAQRGEIESQTYEIVKEKSIEFAPANRVYDKVDPIKGETGKKKVDYQIIDPQIDLSSPKLTPSVAASSDEQKREDEPDVLNNYVKLGAGNYGRFLGEAFVGGRPSEDLVFTTQLKHLSAANGPVDNKNSANAATNFKIGGKYIRSKYKVEAALDYDRKNYYFYGYKPQPETVQVNRDSIRQTINRFGVALGFENTDASVLVDYSVKTSLHTLRDRYEASELDWGTKLMASVPLSESFHALLEADAFITQRVDRFTYNRNLFRVKPTFKYTSELFSVTAGINVANETDSELEINRTKAFPVLNIDVAPFAGLHIFAGWNGDMVRNTLKSMLGENQWLGPNVQILNTDKDYEISAGVKGEGLAGFNYEGKVAYSQYRNFYYFNNSIADTSMFAILYDPGKTKVLSIAGQAGYNFNDLFKTSLKVNFFDYAVSDLEEPWHRPDLTLNWFNALAISKKLFVTADFYMLRGIKAKNFQTGKVTKLPVIADLNFKIDYLLTRNFSAFVSLNNVLGKEYQRYQYYPQQGLNFIGGLSFSF is encoded by the coding sequence ATGACGAAATCCACCGCGATACGTTCTTCCTTATTTTTATTGACACTTGGCTTCTCATCCCAGTTTGCTATGGCACAACGCGGAGAGATCGAGAGCCAGACTTATGAGATTGTTAAAGAGAAAAGCATTGAATTTGCACCTGCCAACAGGGTTTATGATAAAGTGGACCCTATCAAAGGAGAAACAGGCAAGAAAAAGGTCGATTATCAGATCATTGATCCGCAAATAGACCTTTCGTCACCAAAACTTACACCCAGCGTAGCTGCGTCCTCTGATGAACAAAAACGCGAGGATGAACCCGATGTGCTGAACAACTATGTTAAGCTCGGAGCTGGTAACTACGGCCGTTTCCTGGGTGAAGCGTTTGTTGGGGGGCGGCCTTCCGAAGATCTGGTCTTTACCACGCAGCTCAAACATTTGTCTGCTGCCAATGGTCCTGTCGATAATAAAAATTCTGCAAACGCAGCCACGAATTTCAAGATCGGCGGTAAGTACATTCGCAGCAAGTACAAAGTGGAGGCTGCATTGGATTATGACCGTAAGAACTATTATTTCTATGGTTACAAACCCCAGCCCGAAACCGTTCAGGTGAACCGGGACAGCATCCGCCAAACGATCAATCGTTTTGGAGTTGCATTGGGTTTTGAAAATACAGACGCTTCTGTGTTAGTTGATTATTCTGTGAAAACCAGCTTACATACACTGCGCGACAGATATGAAGCGTCCGAGCTTGACTGGGGAACGAAGTTAATGGCTTCGGTTCCTTTGTCAGAATCATTTCACGCATTACTGGAAGCGGATGCATTCATAACGCAGCGGGTTGACAGGTTTACATACAACAGAAATCTGTTTCGTGTAAAACCTACATTCAAATATACCTCGGAGCTTTTCTCGGTGACTGCGGGTATCAATGTTGCCAACGAAACGGATAGCGAGCTCGAAATCAACAGGACGAAGGCATTTCCGGTGTTAAACATCGATGTGGCCCCATTTGCAGGATTGCACATCTTTGCTGGCTGGAATGGCGATATGGTAAGAAATACCTTGAAAAGTATGCTGGGGGAAAACCAATGGCTGGGTCCCAATGTTCAAATACTTAACACTGATAAGGACTATGAAATCAGTGCAGGGGTGAAAGGTGAAGGGCTTGCCGGATTTAACTATGAAGGTAAAGTGGCCTACTCGCAATACAGGAATTTTTATTATTTCAATAATTCAATCGCCGATACATCCATGTTTGCCATTCTATACGATCCGGGCAAAACAAAGGTGTTAAGTATTGCAGGTCAGGCAGGCTATAACTTTAATGATTTGTTTAAGACTTCTCTCAAAGTTAACTTCTTCGATTACGCTGTTTCAGACCTGGAAGAGCCCTGGCACCGTCCGGACCTTACGTTAAACTGGTTTAACGCACTTGCCATCAGCAAAAAACTATTTGTTACGGCTGATTTTTATATGTTGAGAGGGATAAAAGCGAAAAATTTCCAAACTGGCAAAGTGACAAAATTGCCTGTAATCGCAGATCTGAATTTCAAGATCGATTATCTGTTAACCAGGAACTTCTCAGCCTTTGTGTCACTCAACAATGTGTTGGGCAAAGAGTATCAACGTTATCAATATTACCCGCAGCAAGGACTAAACTTTATTGGAGGATTATCGTTTTCTTTTTAA
- a CDS encoding gliding motility-associated C-terminal domain-containing protein: MLVFLSTPAKSDHIVGGELVMRPQSKAGSYEVTLIQFWDKNNLQEPTANGQGNRDEFAELFIYRKRDNEFMQQVRVQYISSEPIPYQNKACANLRSLNTVIGTYNGSVTLSDQNYNDPDGYYIVWERCCRNSDINNIKFPGEMGMVFYLEFPPVSTRNASPQFSSPNGQYICSNRSFTMNMSASDPDGDDLRYSLVTPYQGYTSPNVINGNNVPKAGYPLVSWENGISLANTIPGPKPLAIDNAGQLTVMANRLGLYVFTVQVEEYRNGRQIGLIRRDFQLLVIDCNDDQPEQPVIMLNATPVREVLFCPEQPVTLETESSEDWAYQWQRNGLNIPGAVAASIAVSDTGVYSVVKSYTKKCSRDTSSLVVNVALAPPIEAVITADKQVICDGEVSGLLANGGTVPGGLAISWSRDTQVLEETRPMLQVKDQGSYMLKITSEATGCSGSDTLLVTKESLTVSLPEKKGVIEGSKTTLRPIISPLGATYTYMWSPPDGLVSANDARDAVVAPLVDTEYTLMVESMNGCQAQASTQVYVIDKMHIPTSFTPNNDGHNDRFEIFNAKDQILEIRIFNRWGEVIYASNGYSVPWDGKYKDNTPVPAGSYPYLIKTAEMNLNGTILLLK, translated from the coding sequence ATGTTAGTTTTTCTTTCAACGCCAGCTAAATCTGATCATATCGTTGGTGGTGAGCTGGTTATGCGTCCACAATCCAAGGCTGGATCATATGAGGTCACTTTGATACAATTTTGGGATAAAAACAATTTGCAAGAGCCAACAGCGAACGGACAGGGAAACCGGGACGAGTTTGCAGAGCTATTCATCTACAGAAAGCGCGATAATGAGTTCATGCAGCAGGTCAGGGTTCAGTATATATCGTCGGAACCCATCCCTTATCAGAATAAAGCGTGCGCAAACCTGCGTTCGCTGAACACGGTGATTGGTACTTACAATGGGAGTGTGACGTTGTCGGATCAAAATTATAATGATCCGGACGGTTATTACATTGTATGGGAACGATGCTGTCGCAATTCAGACATTAATAACATTAAGTTCCCGGGTGAAATGGGAATGGTATTCTATCTGGAATTCCCGCCCGTAAGCACACGCAATGCTTCTCCGCAGTTCTCATCACCTAATGGGCAGTATATATGTAGCAACCGTTCATTCACAATGAACATGTCTGCTTCGGATCCCGATGGTGATGACCTCAGGTATTCTCTGGTGACGCCGTACCAGGGTTACACCTCGCCTAATGTGATTAATGGCAACAATGTACCCAAGGCCGGTTATCCGTTGGTTTCCTGGGAAAACGGCATTTCGTTAGCCAATACAATCCCCGGACCGAAACCGCTGGCGATAGATAATGCTGGCCAACTAACCGTCATGGCGAACAGACTAGGATTATATGTCTTTACCGTACAAGTGGAAGAGTATAGGAATGGCAGGCAAATTGGCTTGATCAGAAGGGATTTTCAGCTTTTAGTGATTGATTGCAATGATGATCAGCCCGAGCAGCCGGTTATTATGTTGAATGCTACGCCGGTAAGGGAAGTACTGTTCTGCCCTGAACAGCCCGTCACGCTGGAAACTGAAAGTTCGGAGGATTGGGCATATCAATGGCAGCGCAATGGCCTGAATATACCCGGTGCAGTTGCGGCAAGCATTGCAGTAAGTGACACCGGAGTTTATTCCGTTGTCAAAAGCTATACGAAAAAGTGTTCGCGGGATACGTCCTCCCTTGTGGTGAATGTGGCACTTGCTCCACCGATTGAAGCGGTTATCACTGCCGATAAGCAAGTCATCTGTGATGGAGAAGTTAGCGGCTTACTGGCCAATGGAGGAACTGTTCCCGGCGGCCTGGCAATTTCGTGGAGCAGGGATACCCAGGTTTTAGAGGAAACCCGACCTATGCTCCAAGTGAAAGATCAGGGATCTTATATGCTCAAAATTACCAGTGAAGCAACGGGATGCTCTGGTTCCGATACATTGTTAGTGACCAAAGAGTCTCTCACGGTTTCTCTTCCGGAAAAAAAGGGCGTTATCGAGGGATCCAAAACCACGCTCCGGCCGATAATCAGCCCTTTGGGAGCGACATATACATATATGTGGTCGCCTCCTGACGGCTTAGTCTCTGCGAATGATGCTCGCGATGCCGTTGTTGCCCCACTTGTTGATACGGAATATACATTAATGGTCGAATCGATGAATGGCTGCCAGGCTCAGGCGTCAACGCAGGTGTATGTGATTGATAAAATGCATATTCCAACTTCGTTTACACCTAACAATGACGGGCATAATGACCGTTTTGAGATTTTCAATGCCAAGGATCAGATCCTGGAAATACGAATTTTTAACCGCTGGGGTGAGGTTATCTACGCTTCGAATGGCTATTCCGTTCCATGGGATGGGAAATACAAAGACAACACACCAGTTCCAGCAGGAAGTTACCCTTATCTCATAAAAACCGCTGAAATGAATCTGAATGGTACAATTTTGCTGTTGAAATAG
- a CDS encoding helix-turn-helix transcriptional regulator, with the protein MDLNDKIKQIMVDKNMSPSFFADEIGIQRSSMSHIIAGRNKPSLDIVQKIVRRFPELGTNWILDDEVLPMISPDISSVSGPTRYFSNGGGNAGLGAAHPARNPDRSQANKSAALPNTATVMANDRRIEQIMIFYSDGTFEEVKPA; encoded by the coding sequence ATGGATTTAAATGACAAGATTAAACAGATCATGGTTGACAAAAATATGTCTCCATCCTTTTTTGCCGATGAGATCGGGATACAGCGTTCCAGCATGTCCCACATTATCGCAGGACGGAACAAGCCCAGTCTGGATATCGTACAGAAGATTGTCAGGCGCTTTCCGGAGCTCGGCACAAACTGGATTCTGGATGACGAAGTTTTGCCTATGATTTCCCCTGACATTTCAAGTGTTTCCGGCCCGACTCGATACTTCTCGAACGGAGGCGGGAATGCGGGTTTGGGAGCTGCGCATCCGGCAAGAAATCCAGATAGGAGCCAAGCAAATAAAAGCGCTGCCCTCCCCAATACAGCCACAGTAATGGCAAATGACAGACGGATTGAACAAATTATGATTTTCTACTCTGACGGGACATTTGAAGAGGTAAAACCAGCTTGA
- the trmB gene encoding tRNA (guanosine(46)-N7)-methyltransferase TrmB, with translation MTRRKLEHYKFSAVAANVIEAGKPLYTQIKGQWNQLYFENDNPVIVELACGKGEYTVGLGKQFPEKNFVGMDIKGDRIARGSLIATEYGLNNVAFLRAGIQYADEFFEENELSEIWLIHPDPQVRDRDENKRLTNPTFLARYAKYLKPGGMFYLKTDSTFLYEYSLEKLSESNRFQLIEHTDDLYESPLHDEHYGVKTHYESIFVSKGYTIKYIKATVL, from the coding sequence ATGACGAGAAGAAAATTAGAGCACTACAAGTTTAGCGCCGTAGCGGCGAATGTTATTGAAGCAGGAAAACCATTATACACGCAGATCAAAGGCCAGTGGAACCAGTTATACTTTGAGAATGACAACCCGGTAATCGTTGAGCTTGCGTGCGGAAAGGGTGAATATACTGTGGGGTTGGGCAAGCAGTTTCCGGAAAAAAACTTCGTAGGAATGGACATTAAAGGTGATCGTATTGCCAGAGGGAGCCTGATCGCGACAGAATATGGCCTTAATAATGTTGCCTTTTTAAGAGCCGGGATCCAATATGCGGATGAGTTTTTTGAAGAAAACGAACTGTCTGAGATCTGGTTGATCCATCCGGATCCGCAGGTCAGGGATCGCGACGAAAACAAAAGACTCACGAATCCTACGTTTTTGGCACGCTACGCCAAATATTTAAAACCCGGAGGAATGTTTTATCTAAAAACCGACAGCACATTCCTTTACGAATACAGTTTGGAGAAACTAAGCGAATCCAACCGGTTCCAATTGATCGAACACACCGATGATCTTTATGAATCGCCATTGCATGACGAGCACTATGGCGTTAAGACGCATTACGAAAGCATTTTCGTGTCGAAGGGCTATACCATTAAATACATTAAAGCGACAGTCTTGTAA